A window of Mytilus edulis chromosome 10, xbMytEdul2.2, whole genome shotgun sequence contains these coding sequences:
- the LOC139493136 gene encoding lebercilin-like isoform X5: MASRYNGHKDKDDYDDYDYSDSFVSDEDDESVKKQSPQTRKVAQVTARKKPPTNRGHKGRISSRATAQSQEPKVDNAVQRMLSSKNLRINELKNQLQDFRLNLDEMKEENKLLKKTQKRQEKALGKFENEESDIPQLLQRHNNEVRTLREQLKKTQDKYQRTDRYLRDAEDELDKTKNKLKKYKNLAEDKNLLERQELQKKVQQTEIDLEEKDVKVRELEKHINHLNKNHRHELGIEIARHRDFQKQMESLRNDNEELQNRLKEKVKAVELANIYSLRKGKKLPASYSGTPNRTPPPGRRKRNPSLHDITPREKMKMFEDKRKEEERLQREPNRNSEQGVFSKPLMFGSKQKGPIDQQQERHKRDREEQLRQRAEEDDRRRQRERDDQEMRELEQLEQERRQRESRDREEQRKRDQEAEEWMKKMEGEKRQRESEEHRVREEQQRKEREERERRDKERHEQERRARDEKDRMEMDVQLAEERMKKDELLKKLRLIDEGQNKQEEKKTTGGGSELFFVTSNKQRRDSDAGSATSSKKSSYSFTKPVENMHHGKPARDDVTVPYIERQKKHSPPVGGYQPSFGMSSGITGGGKKTKKSTGQVIFDDYDKDDKAKKPPINKKGDLMSELFGNQASKPTKSTDLDSSEDVFKPPVRNTKTTATKTSGFPWEDNNKKSTTTNSLMGERASSLFGGGGSGILDDNDSSVFDSSKMLPKRGRQPNTTFQAKPAVSAIDHSHFDDDIEEVML; the protein is encoded by the exons ATGGCGTCTCGATATAACGGACATAAAGACAAGGATGATTATGATGATTACGATTACAGTGATTCATTTGTTAGTGATGAGGACGACGAGAGCGTCAAGAAACAATCACCGCAGACACGAAAAGTAGCTCAAG TAACGGCAAGGAAGAAGCCTCCGACCAATCGAGGACACAAAGGAAGAATATCAAGCAGAGCAACAGCTCAGTCACAGGAACCAAAAGTAGACAATGCCGTCCAGAGAATGTTGTCCTCCAAAAACTTACGtattaatgaattaaaaaatcaACTTCAAGATTTCCGGTTGAATTTAGATGAAATGAAAGAAGAGAACAAATTgttaaagaaaacacaaaaaagaCAAGAAAAGGCATTAGGGAAGTTTGAAAATGAGGAGAGTGATATACCGCAGCTATTGCAAAGACATAACAACGAAGTGAGAACTTTACGGGaacagttaaaaaaaacacaGGATAAATATCAACGGACAGACCGATACCTAAGGGATGCTGAGGATGAGCTcgataaaactaaaaataaactaaaaaaatataaaaatcttgCTGAAGACAAAAATCTTTTAGAAAGACAGGAGTTACAAAAGAAAGTACAACAAACTGAAATAGATTTAGAAGAAAAGGATGTCAAAGTTAGG gAATTAGAGAAACATATTAATCATTTAAACAAGAATCATCGTCATGAGTTAGGAATAGAAATAGCACGTCACAGAGATTTTCAGAAACAGATGGAAAGTTTACGGAATGACAACGAAGAATTACAGAATAGATTAAAG GAAAAAGTAAAAGCTGTTGAACTAGCAAATATTTACAGTTTACGGAAAGGTAAAAAATTACCTGCTTCATATAGCGGAACGCCAAATAGAACGCCTCCACCAGGACGTAGAAAACGCAATCCATCGCTACATGATATAACACCTAGAgagaaaatgaaaatgtttgaGGACAAGCGGAAAGAAGAAGAACGTCTCCAAAGAGAG CCTAACAGAAATTCTGAGCAAGGTGTTTTTTCTAAACCCCTGATGTTTGGGAGTAAACAGAAAGGACCAATAGATCAG cAACAAGAAAGACATAAGAGAGACAGAGAGGAGCAGCTAAGACAAAGAGCTGAGGAGGACGACCGAAGGAGACAGAGGGAGAGGGACGATCAAGAAATGAGGGAATTAGAACAGTTAGAACAGGAGAGAAGGCAGAGGGAGTCTAGGGATAGGGAGGAACAGAGGAAACGGGACCAGGAAGCAGAGGAATGGATGAAGAAAATGGAGGGTGAGAAAAGACAAAGGGAGTCGGAGGAACATAGAGTGAGAGAAGAACAGCAGAGGAAGGAGAGGGAAGAAAGAGAAAGACGAGATAAGGAAAGACATGAACAGGAAAGAAGGGCAAGAGACGAAAAAGATAGAATGGAAATGGATGTTCAGCTGGCAGAGGAGCGAATGAAGAAAGATGAATTACTGAAGAAGTTACGATTGATTGATGAAGGACAGAACAAACAGGAGGAAAAGAAAACAACAGGAGGAGGAAGTGAATTGTTTTTTGTTACCTCCAATAAACAGAGGCGTGACAGTGATGCCGGGTCTGCCACGTCTAGTAAGAAAAGTAGTTATTCATTTACTAAACCTGTTGAAAATATGCATCATGGTAAACCAGCAAGAGATGATGTCACAGTTCCTTACATCGAACGTCAGAAAAAACATTCACCTCCTGTCGGTGGCTACCAGCCATCATTTGGCATGAGTAGTGGGATAACAGGAGGTGGTAAAAAGACTAAAAAATCTACTGGTCAGGTGATCTTTGATGATTATGACAAAGATGACAAAGCCAAGAAACCACCAATAAACAAAAAAGGGGACTTAATGTCAGAACTGTTTGGAAATCAGGCGAGTAAACCAACAAAGTCCACGGATTTAGATAGTAGTGAGGATGTTTTCAAACCACCTGTAAGGAACACAAAAACAACGGCAACTAAAACATCAGGTTTTCCCTGGGaggataataataaaaaatcaactACAACAAATTCACTAATGGGTGAACGAGCATCGTCATTGTTTGGAGGTGGGGGCAGTGGTATTTTAGATGATAATGACTCATCGGTGTTCGATTCATCGAAAATGTTGCCAAAGAGAGGCAGGCAACCAAACACAACATTTCAGGCAAAGCCAGCTGTTTCTGCAATAGACCATTCCCATTTTGATGATGATATTGAAGAAGTTATGTTGTAG
- the LOC139493136 gene encoding lebercilin-like isoform X3, which produces MASRYNGHKDKDDYDDYDYSDSFVSDEDDESVKKQSPQTRKVAQVTARKKPPTNRGHKGRISSRATAQSQEPKVDNAVQRMLSSKNLRINELKNQLQDFRLNLDEMKEENKLLKKTQKRQEKALGKFENEESDIPQLLQRHNNEVRTLREQLKKTQDKYQRTDRYLRDAEDELDKTKNKLKKYKNLAEDKNLLERQELQKKVQQTEIDLEEKDVKVRELEKHINHLNKNHRHELGIEIARHRDFQKQMESLRNDNEELQNRLKEKVKAVELANIYSLRKGKKLPASYSGTPNRTPPPGRRKRNPSLHDITPREKMKMFEDKRKEEERLQREPNRNSEQGVFSKPLMFGSKQKGPIDQKKHRTVRQKEKISANPTFLTESNEYSPSQPNSDRQPKQQERHKRDREEQLRQRAEEDDRRRQRERDDQEMRELEQLEQERRQRESRDREEQRKRDQEAEEWMKKMEGEKRQRESEEHRVREEQQRKEREERERRDKERHEQERRARDEKDRMEMDVQLAEERMKKDELLKKLRLIDEGQNKQEEKKTTGGGSELFFVTSNKQRRDSDAGSATSSKKSSYSFTKPVENMHHGKPARDDVTVPYIERQKKHSPPVGGYQPSFGMSSGITGGGKKTKKSTGQVIFDDYDKDDKAKKPPINKKGDLMSELFGNQASKPTKSTDLDSSEDVFKPPVRNTKTTATKTSGFPWEDNNKKSTTTNSLMGERASSLFGGGGSGILDDNDSSVFDSSKMLPKRGRQPNTTFQAKPAVSAIDHSHFDDDIEEVML; this is translated from the exons ATGGCGTCTCGATATAACGGACATAAAGACAAGGATGATTATGATGATTACGATTACAGTGATTCATTTGTTAGTGATGAGGACGACGAGAGCGTCAAGAAACAATCACCGCAGACACGAAAAGTAGCTCAAG TAACGGCAAGGAAGAAGCCTCCGACCAATCGAGGACACAAAGGAAGAATATCAAGCAGAGCAACAGCTCAGTCACAGGAACCAAAAGTAGACAATGCCGTCCAGAGAATGTTGTCCTCCAAAAACTTACGtattaatgaattaaaaaatcaACTTCAAGATTTCCGGTTGAATTTAGATGAAATGAAAGAAGAGAACAAATTgttaaagaaaacacaaaaaagaCAAGAAAAGGCATTAGGGAAGTTTGAAAATGAGGAGAGTGATATACCGCAGCTATTGCAAAGACATAACAACGAAGTGAGAACTTTACGGGaacagttaaaaaaaacacaGGATAAATATCAACGGACAGACCGATACCTAAGGGATGCTGAGGATGAGCTcgataaaactaaaaataaactaaaaaaatataaaaatcttgCTGAAGACAAAAATCTTTTAGAAAGACAGGAGTTACAAAAGAAAGTACAACAAACTGAAATAGATTTAGAAGAAAAGGATGTCAAAGTTAGG gAATTAGAGAAACATATTAATCATTTAAACAAGAATCATCGTCATGAGTTAGGAATAGAAATAGCACGTCACAGAGATTTTCAGAAACAGATGGAAAGTTTACGGAATGACAACGAAGAATTACAGAATAGATTAAAG GAAAAAGTAAAAGCTGTTGAACTAGCAAATATTTACAGTTTACGGAAAGGTAAAAAATTACCTGCTTCATATAGCGGAACGCCAAATAGAACGCCTCCACCAGGACGTAGAAAACGCAATCCATCGCTACATGATATAACACCTAGAgagaaaatgaaaatgtttgaGGACAAGCGGAAAGAAGAAGAACGTCTCCAAAGAGAG CCTAACAGAAATTCTGAGCAAGGTGTTTTTTCTAAACCCCTGATGTTTGGGAGTAAACAGAAAGGACCAATAGATCAG AAAAAACACAGGACTGTCCGTCAGAAAGAAAAAATCAGTGCCAATCCGACCTTCCTAACAGAAAGCAATGAGTACAGTCCCTCTCAACCAAACTCTGATAGGCAACCTAAG cAACAAGAAAGACATAAGAGAGACAGAGAGGAGCAGCTAAGACAAAGAGCTGAGGAGGACGACCGAAGGAGACAGAGGGAGAGGGACGATCAAGAAATGAGGGAATTAGAACAGTTAGAACAGGAGAGAAGGCAGAGGGAGTCTAGGGATAGGGAGGAACAGAGGAAACGGGACCAGGAAGCAGAGGAATGGATGAAGAAAATGGAGGGTGAGAAAAGACAAAGGGAGTCGGAGGAACATAGAGTGAGAGAAGAACAGCAGAGGAAGGAGAGGGAAGAAAGAGAAAGACGAGATAAGGAAAGACATGAACAGGAAAGAAGGGCAAGAGACGAAAAAGATAGAATGGAAATGGATGTTCAGCTGGCAGAGGAGCGAATGAAGAAAGATGAATTACTGAAGAAGTTACGATTGATTGATGAAGGACAGAACAAACAGGAGGAAAAGAAAACAACAGGAGGAGGAAGTGAATTGTTTTTTGTTACCTCCAATAAACAGAGGCGTGACAGTGATGCCGGGTCTGCCACGTCTAGTAAGAAAAGTAGTTATTCATTTACTAAACCTGTTGAAAATATGCATCATGGTAAACCAGCAAGAGATGATGTCACAGTTCCTTACATCGAACGTCAGAAAAAACATTCACCTCCTGTCGGTGGCTACCAGCCATCATTTGGCATGAGTAGTGGGATAACAGGAGGTGGTAAAAAGACTAAAAAATCTACTGGTCAGGTGATCTTTGATGATTATGACAAAGATGACAAAGCCAAGAAACCACCAATAAACAAAAAAGGGGACTTAATGTCAGAACTGTTTGGAAATCAGGCGAGTAAACCAACAAAGTCCACGGATTTAGATAGTAGTGAGGATGTTTTCAAACCACCTGTAAGGAACACAAAAACAACGGCAACTAAAACATCAGGTTTTCCCTGGGaggataataataaaaaatcaactACAACAAATTCACTAATGGGTGAACGAGCATCGTCATTGTTTGGAGGTGGGGGCAGTGGTATTTTAGATGATAATGACTCATCGGTGTTCGATTCATCGAAAATGTTGCCAAAGAGAGGCAGGCAACCAAACACAACATTTCAGGCAAAGCCAGCTGTTTCTGCAATAGACCATTCCCATTTTGATGATGATATTGAAGAAGTTATGTTGTAG
- the LOC139493136 gene encoding lebercilin-like isoform X4, whose translation MASRYNGHKDKDDYDDYDYSDSFVSDEDDESVKKQSPQTRKVAQVTARKKPPTNRGHKGRISSRATAQSQEPKVDNAVQRMLSSKNLRINELKNQLQDFRLNLDEMKEENKLLKKTQKRQEKALGKFENEESDIPQLLQRHNNEVRTLREQLKKTQDKYQRTDRYLRDAEDELDKTKNKLKKYKNLAEDKNLLERQELQKKVQQTEIDLEEKDVKVRELEKHINHLNKNHRHELGIEIARHRDFQKQMESLRNDNEELQNRLKEKVKAVELANIYSLRKGKKLPASYSGTPNRTPPPGRRKRNPSLHDITPREKMKMFEDKRKEEERLQREKKHRTVRQKEKISANPTFLTESNEYSPSQPNSDRQPKQQERHKRDREEQLRQRAEEDDRRRQRERDDQEMRELEQLEQERRQRESRDREEQRKRDQEAEEWMKKMEGEKRQRESEEHRVREEQQRKEREERERRDKERHEQERRARDEKDRMEMDVQLAEERMKKDELLKKLRLIDEGQNKQEEKKTTGGGSELFFVTSNKQRRDSDAGSATSSKKSSYSFTKPVENMHHGKPARDDVTVPYIERQKKHSPPVGGYQPSFGMSSGITGGGKKTKKSTGQVIFDDYDKDDKAKKPPINKKGDLMSELFGNQASKPTKSTDLDSSEDVFKPPVRNTKTTATKTSGFPWEDNNKKSTTTNSLMGERASSLFGGGGSGILDDNDSSVFDSSKMLPKRGRQPNTTFQAKPAVSAIDHSHFDDDIEEVML comes from the exons ATGGCGTCTCGATATAACGGACATAAAGACAAGGATGATTATGATGATTACGATTACAGTGATTCATTTGTTAGTGATGAGGACGACGAGAGCGTCAAGAAACAATCACCGCAGACACGAAAAGTAGCTCAAG TAACGGCAAGGAAGAAGCCTCCGACCAATCGAGGACACAAAGGAAGAATATCAAGCAGAGCAACAGCTCAGTCACAGGAACCAAAAGTAGACAATGCCGTCCAGAGAATGTTGTCCTCCAAAAACTTACGtattaatgaattaaaaaatcaACTTCAAGATTTCCGGTTGAATTTAGATGAAATGAAAGAAGAGAACAAATTgttaaagaaaacacaaaaaagaCAAGAAAAGGCATTAGGGAAGTTTGAAAATGAGGAGAGTGATATACCGCAGCTATTGCAAAGACATAACAACGAAGTGAGAACTTTACGGGaacagttaaaaaaaacacaGGATAAATATCAACGGACAGACCGATACCTAAGGGATGCTGAGGATGAGCTcgataaaactaaaaataaactaaaaaaatataaaaatcttgCTGAAGACAAAAATCTTTTAGAAAGACAGGAGTTACAAAAGAAAGTACAACAAACTGAAATAGATTTAGAAGAAAAGGATGTCAAAGTTAGG gAATTAGAGAAACATATTAATCATTTAAACAAGAATCATCGTCATGAGTTAGGAATAGAAATAGCACGTCACAGAGATTTTCAGAAACAGATGGAAAGTTTACGGAATGACAACGAAGAATTACAGAATAGATTAAAG GAAAAAGTAAAAGCTGTTGAACTAGCAAATATTTACAGTTTACGGAAAGGTAAAAAATTACCTGCTTCATATAGCGGAACGCCAAATAGAACGCCTCCACCAGGACGTAGAAAACGCAATCCATCGCTACATGATATAACACCTAGAgagaaaatgaaaatgtttgaGGACAAGCGGAAAGAAGAAGAACGTCTCCAAAGAGAG AAAAAACACAGGACTGTCCGTCAGAAAGAAAAAATCAGTGCCAATCCGACCTTCCTAACAGAAAGCAATGAGTACAGTCCCTCTCAACCAAACTCTGATAGGCAACCTAAG cAACAAGAAAGACATAAGAGAGACAGAGAGGAGCAGCTAAGACAAAGAGCTGAGGAGGACGACCGAAGGAGACAGAGGGAGAGGGACGATCAAGAAATGAGGGAATTAGAACAGTTAGAACAGGAGAGAAGGCAGAGGGAGTCTAGGGATAGGGAGGAACAGAGGAAACGGGACCAGGAAGCAGAGGAATGGATGAAGAAAATGGAGGGTGAGAAAAGACAAAGGGAGTCGGAGGAACATAGAGTGAGAGAAGAACAGCAGAGGAAGGAGAGGGAAGAAAGAGAAAGACGAGATAAGGAAAGACATGAACAGGAAAGAAGGGCAAGAGACGAAAAAGATAGAATGGAAATGGATGTTCAGCTGGCAGAGGAGCGAATGAAGAAAGATGAATTACTGAAGAAGTTACGATTGATTGATGAAGGACAGAACAAACAGGAGGAAAAGAAAACAACAGGAGGAGGAAGTGAATTGTTTTTTGTTACCTCCAATAAACAGAGGCGTGACAGTGATGCCGGGTCTGCCACGTCTAGTAAGAAAAGTAGTTATTCATTTACTAAACCTGTTGAAAATATGCATCATGGTAAACCAGCAAGAGATGATGTCACAGTTCCTTACATCGAACGTCAGAAAAAACATTCACCTCCTGTCGGTGGCTACCAGCCATCATTTGGCATGAGTAGTGGGATAACAGGAGGTGGTAAAAAGACTAAAAAATCTACTGGTCAGGTGATCTTTGATGATTATGACAAAGATGACAAAGCCAAGAAACCACCAATAAACAAAAAAGGGGACTTAATGTCAGAACTGTTTGGAAATCAGGCGAGTAAACCAACAAAGTCCACGGATTTAGATAGTAGTGAGGATGTTTTCAAACCACCTGTAAGGAACACAAAAACAACGGCAACTAAAACATCAGGTTTTCCCTGGGaggataataataaaaaatcaactACAACAAATTCACTAATGGGTGAACGAGCATCGTCATTGTTTGGAGGTGGGGGCAGTGGTATTTTAGATGATAATGACTCATCGGTGTTCGATTCATCGAAAATGTTGCCAAAGAGAGGCAGGCAACCAAACACAACATTTCAGGCAAAGCCAGCTGTTTCTGCAATAGACCATTCCCATTTTGATGATGATATTGAAGAAGTTATGTTGTAG
- the LOC139493136 gene encoding lebercilin-like isoform X1, with the protein MASRYNGHKDKDDYDDYDYSDSFVSDEDDESVKKQSPQTRKVAQVTARKKPPTNRGHKGRISSRATAQSQEPKVDNAVQRMLSSKNLRINELKNQLQDFRLNLDEMKEENKLLKKTQKRQEKALGKFENEESDIPQLLQRHNNEVRTLREQLKKTQDKYQRTDRYLRDAEDELDKTKNKLKKYKNLAEDKNLLERQELQKKVQQTEIDLEEKDVKVRELEKHINHLNKNHRHELGIEIARHRDFQKQMESLRNDNEELQNRLKEKVKAVELANIYSLRKGKKLPASYSGTPNRTPPPGRRKRNPSLHDITPREKMKMFEDKRKEEERLQREFQRGDGPKMAFQTAGSSNRSIHKNKESKKQPNLTYRSTQNNSFDKDREFDSKKTSNDLNSSYDKGHSGTNYSSEPHGYDYSTTQEKKHRTVRQKEKISANPTFLTESNEYSPSQPNSDRQPKQQERHKRDREEQLRQRAEEDDRRRQRERDDQEMRELEQLEQERRQRESRDREEQRKRDQEAEEWMKKMEGEKRQRESEEHRVREEQQRKEREERERRDKERHEQERRARDEKDRMEMDVQLAEERMKKDELLKKLRLIDEGQNKQEEKKTTGGGSELFFVTSNKQRRDSDAGSATSSKKSSYSFTKPVENMHHGKPARDDVTVPYIERQKKHSPPVGGYQPSFGMSSGITGGGKKTKKSTGQVIFDDYDKDDKAKKPPINKKGDLMSELFGNQASKPTKSTDLDSSEDVFKPPVRNTKTTATKTSGFPWEDNNKKSTTTNSLMGERASSLFGGGGSGILDDNDSSVFDSSKMLPKRGRQPNTTFQAKPAVSAIDHSHFDDDIEEVML; encoded by the exons ATGGCGTCTCGATATAACGGACATAAAGACAAGGATGATTATGATGATTACGATTACAGTGATTCATTTGTTAGTGATGAGGACGACGAGAGCGTCAAGAAACAATCACCGCAGACACGAAAAGTAGCTCAAG TAACGGCAAGGAAGAAGCCTCCGACCAATCGAGGACACAAAGGAAGAATATCAAGCAGAGCAACAGCTCAGTCACAGGAACCAAAAGTAGACAATGCCGTCCAGAGAATGTTGTCCTCCAAAAACTTACGtattaatgaattaaaaaatcaACTTCAAGATTTCCGGTTGAATTTAGATGAAATGAAAGAAGAGAACAAATTgttaaagaaaacacaaaaaagaCAAGAAAAGGCATTAGGGAAGTTTGAAAATGAGGAGAGTGATATACCGCAGCTATTGCAAAGACATAACAACGAAGTGAGAACTTTACGGGaacagttaaaaaaaacacaGGATAAATATCAACGGACAGACCGATACCTAAGGGATGCTGAGGATGAGCTcgataaaactaaaaataaactaaaaaaatataaaaatcttgCTGAAGACAAAAATCTTTTAGAAAGACAGGAGTTACAAAAGAAAGTACAACAAACTGAAATAGATTTAGAAGAAAAGGATGTCAAAGTTAGG gAATTAGAGAAACATATTAATCATTTAAACAAGAATCATCGTCATGAGTTAGGAATAGAAATAGCACGTCACAGAGATTTTCAGAAACAGATGGAAAGTTTACGGAATGACAACGAAGAATTACAGAATAGATTAAAG GAAAAAGTAAAAGCTGTTGAACTAGCAAATATTTACAGTTTACGGAAAGGTAAAAAATTACCTGCTTCATATAGCGGAACGCCAAATAGAACGCCTCCACCAGGACGTAGAAAACGCAATCCATCGCTACATGATATAACACCTAGAgagaaaatgaaaatgtttgaGGACAAGCGGAAAGAAGAAGAACGTCTCCAAAGAGAG TTTCAGAGAGGTGATGGACCTAAAATGGCTTTCCAAACAGCAGGCAGTAGTAATAGAAGTATCCATAAAAATAAAGAGTCTAAAAAACAGCCAAACCTTACCTATCGATCAACGCAAAATAACAGCTTTGATAAAGACAGAGAATTTGATAGCAAAAAAACTAGCAATGACCTGAACTCCTCGTATGATAAGGGACATAGTGGGACAAATTATAGTTCTGAACCACATGGTTATGACTATAGTACTACACAAGAG AAAAAACACAGGACTGTCCGTCAGAAAGAAAAAATCAGTGCCAATCCGACCTTCCTAACAGAAAGCAATGAGTACAGTCCCTCTCAACCAAACTCTGATAGGCAACCTAAG cAACAAGAAAGACATAAGAGAGACAGAGAGGAGCAGCTAAGACAAAGAGCTGAGGAGGACGACCGAAGGAGACAGAGGGAGAGGGACGATCAAGAAATGAGGGAATTAGAACAGTTAGAACAGGAGAGAAGGCAGAGGGAGTCTAGGGATAGGGAGGAACAGAGGAAACGGGACCAGGAAGCAGAGGAATGGATGAAGAAAATGGAGGGTGAGAAAAGACAAAGGGAGTCGGAGGAACATAGAGTGAGAGAAGAACAGCAGAGGAAGGAGAGGGAAGAAAGAGAAAGACGAGATAAGGAAAGACATGAACAGGAAAGAAGGGCAAGAGACGAAAAAGATAGAATGGAAATGGATGTTCAGCTGGCAGAGGAGCGAATGAAGAAAGATGAATTACTGAAGAAGTTACGATTGATTGATGAAGGACAGAACAAACAGGAGGAAAAGAAAACAACAGGAGGAGGAAGTGAATTGTTTTTTGTTACCTCCAATAAACAGAGGCGTGACAGTGATGCCGGGTCTGCCACGTCTAGTAAGAAAAGTAGTTATTCATTTACTAAACCTGTTGAAAATATGCATCATGGTAAACCAGCAAGAGATGATGTCACAGTTCCTTACATCGAACGTCAGAAAAAACATTCACCTCCTGTCGGTGGCTACCAGCCATCATTTGGCATGAGTAGTGGGATAACAGGAGGTGGTAAAAAGACTAAAAAATCTACTGGTCAGGTGATCTTTGATGATTATGACAAAGATGACAAAGCCAAGAAACCACCAATAAACAAAAAAGGGGACTTAATGTCAGAACTGTTTGGAAATCAGGCGAGTAAACCAACAAAGTCCACGGATTTAGATAGTAGTGAGGATGTTTTCAAACCACCTGTAAGGAACACAAAAACAACGGCAACTAAAACATCAGGTTTTCCCTGGGaggataataataaaaaatcaactACAACAAATTCACTAATGGGTGAACGAGCATCGTCATTGTTTGGAGGTGGGGGCAGTGGTATTTTAGATGATAATGACTCATCGGTGTTCGATTCATCGAAAATGTTGCCAAAGAGAGGCAGGCAACCAAACACAACATTTCAGGCAAAGCCAGCTGTTTCTGCAATAGACCATTCCCATTTTGATGATGATATTGAAGAAGTTATGTTGTAG